The Fusarium falciforme chromosome 14, complete sequence sequence GCGGAAGCATATGACAAGACCTACCATCACAGGTGACCCTCCCGCACTGCCCAGTATGGGAGATTATTGACTTTGAAATGTTTGCATCTATCTATATCCAAATGACAGTCCTCTAGGTCTAGATTGATCTTTTTCACAACTTGGCATGTCTACCATCCTGAACTGTCTGGTGCTGTTTCCAGTAGTTCTTGAGCATTCGTCGAAGGATCTTTCCAGACGCACTCTTGGGGATCTCAGAGACAAATTCCACGCCTCCAGCAAGTCTCTTATGCTTTGCCTTTCGAGAAGTTACAAAGTCCTGTAATTCTCGCTCGATCTCTGAGTCCTTATCCATTCCTGGTCTCAGGACGATGAAAGCTCTAGGGATCTCCCCAGAGTAGTCATCTGGGATTCCGATGATAGCCACATCCCTGACCTTGGGGTGTCCGTGGAGAAGATCTTCGAGCTCTGCGGGGGCAACGGCATGGCCCCGAACCTACAACTGGCTGTCAGCTCTGTATGCCACTGGCCGAGGTTGGCACATTTACCTTGATCATCTCTTTGATTCGGTCATGGATTGTTATAAATCCTTCTTCGTCAATGTTCCCAAGATCCCCAGTCCTTAAGAACCCTCCCTTGACATAAGAAGCCGCAGTTTCCTCTGGGCGGTCCAGATATCCCTTTGTCACTTGAGGGCCCCGGGCCCAGatctataatatctttaaagaTGGTTCATCTTCCCGTTCTAGTCTCGTATAACTTACCTCTCCGATCTGCCCTCTGGGTACATCTCTTTCTGTCTCTGGGTCGACGACACGAATCTCGGTTCCAGGAACAAGCTTTCCAACCTTTGTTGCGTTACTCCAGGTGGCGACATCAGAAGGTGTCACTGTCAAACAAGAGGTGGTTTCAGTCATGCCCCAAGCCTGGCGGATAGACACCTTGGGGAATCGTTTCTCGAGCTGCACGATTACTTGTTCGGCAAGGGGGGCGGCGCCTGTATTGAACTGTTTTACAAACGACAAGTCATATCCTTGCGCTGATGGATCGTTCAAGAGTCGGATCAACAAAGCTTTCGGTGTCAGCAAGAGCTCTCTTAGCATAAGGCATCAGTTAACTCACGGGGTACAAGCCACAGTTCGTCGCACTGGAATTCGACAATGGTCTGCATCATCCGCGTCATGTTGAACTTGGGCATTATTACCATGTCTTGCCGTAAAGCGATTGGCAAATGAAGCAAGTGGACTAGGCCAGTAACTTCCCGACATGGTCAGCCATCGTTCTCCCGGAATATTGTACTTCTTACTGTGAAAGAACGGCAGAATGCCCAGCAGGGTACTTCGTCGATTGGCCGGCGTGATCTGGCGCATTTGGCGCACCTGACTGATTAGGTTCTCATGAGAGATGATGACCTACAGTAAGGTAAGCTGAATGGTCGGCAAGTATAGTAGACATGAGTAATTTTCCAACATACAACTTTTGGCTTGCCTGTAGTTCCAGagctaaaagagagaaaTGCACAAGGCGAATCGCCATGGCTACTCGGGACCCATGGTCTAGCATAAGTAGCCGGATCAAGGGTCTCCGCTCGGTGAAGTAAAGCCTGAAACGTGCTGTCCTCGGTTCTCAATCCTTCCAGGCGAATGACTTTGTTCGTCGACAGACCAACTACTTGGCAAGCTGCCTTGACCTGATCCAGCGCCGTGTCATCAGAGAATATTAGAACTGCGTGTGAATTGCGGAAGAAATGAACAAGGTCATCCTTCATAGCCTCGGCAGGCAGTGTTGTGACGACCGCACCGAGGCGGCTGGCAGACAGCATTGCGGCTGGATACCAAAACAGATTTCTGCTGACTATGGCGACTGTCTGCCCTGGTTTGAGGTCATAGTCTCTGGAAAGAAGTGTAGAGGTGCTAGTAGCAATACTCTTCAAATCCTTGTAAGAAAGAAATGCCCCCGTCGTACTGTCGCGGAATCCACGGGCACTGGCTGGCTCGGACCCAGCTGCTGGGGGCAAGCCCAGTGCCAGGTTTCCCTCAAACATCCAATTCCATACCGAAAGGCCTTTAGGGGCTGCTAGATGTTAAAAATGTTTTATAGGAATGGAAGCTTCAGGAGATTGAGGGTGACTTACTAGGTTCAAGATAGGGACCGAAGAATGACATCTTCTGAGACCAAAGCAAACAAACAGTAACTCCTTGCAAGCAAGCAATCAATCACCAACAACCCACGACATTTTATTTGGCTCCTATTCACCTTCAACGTAGCCTCCAGTCGTGTCCATTTTGGACGCGGAGTGGAGAAATTCAGGCGGCGTGGCATTCCGCTGACTCGCGCAACTGACACGTACGTTCTCTGACCGAACATCGGAAGCCGCATTGTTCAGCTCGGCCCGAGGCACGAATGCAAGATTGGATCGAGGGCTATGTCAGCTTTGAAAACATAGGACATGGACATAGGAGGCCTTGAGTCTGTGGGTCTTGATGAAATTCACGAAGTTGTCGGAGCTCAAAGGGGAACCTTACCTGCACCGCCGGCGGTGCAAACAAGGGCATATGATAGCCGTACTGCCGGCGATATCACTATCTGAGTCAAGCCAATGACTCAGTATAGGCTAGGAAGCAGATCTCTGATTTACCATATAATAGTAAACTGACACTCGACGTTACCACTACGCCCGAGTTCATTGAGAGCGTGTTGCACAACTTTATAACAGAGTCGAAACCCCGAGCGCCAAAATCCCTCCTCTGCGGAGGAATAAGCAAATCTGAACATTCCCGTACAGCTATGTCGCTTCCAAGAACACCAGAAGATGCATTCTCGGGCGGCGTAGCTGTTATTACTGGTGGTGGGAGTGGTCTTGGTGCCGGCCTCGCAAAGCTCGCTGCGGCCCTTGGAATGaccgtcatcatcgccgacATAGCATACGATCGTGCCCAGTCCGTCGCCTCTAATGTCATCGCTTCTGGAGGCCGTGCCCAAGCGGTCGCGGTCGACGTATCGAAACCGACCGACCTCGATAAGTTTGCAAATGATGTCTTCTCGCGTTACGGGATGGTTCGCCTGTTGATCAATAACGCCGGCATTGAAGCTCTTGGCTACATCTCAGAGGTCTCGGCCGCGCGTTGGGAGGCGACGCTCAACGTCAATGTTCACGGTGTCATCCATGGTGTTCGGGCATTCCTCCCCCAGATGTTAGCATCCGGCGAGGAGTGCTGGATCGCTAATACGGCTAGTCTGGCCTCTTTTGGTTCTCTCCCTGGGCAGACAGTCTATGCTACGACCAAGCACGCAGTACAAGGCTTCACAGAGGGACTCGCTTTGGAACTTCAAATCCAAGAAGCAAACATTCACGTGTCTTCCATTATTCCTAGTCTTTTACGTACCGACATCTTTGACTCCAACTCATTCCCTAATATACCTGGGGGGGCTGATCGGGTGCAGTCATATCGAGCGAAGCTAGCAAGAATGGCGCAGGAAGAAGGCATggatgccgaggaggcgAGCAGGATTATACTAGAACAAATTGCTAAGGGGGAGTTCTGGGTCTTGACACACCCAGAGGAAACCAAGGTGGTCATGGCAGCAAGGGCACGTTTTCTGGAGCTACAGGGAACGCCGGCAGGATTCCCTGGGACGGAGGGAAGCAGACTGGAGGCCCCAATGTAGGCTGCTCGTCATCTCGAATACGAAAGATTGATTACTGTTGGAGAGACATATATCCTAGGGTGAGTGCCTTGCAGCACAAAGTTGAATTTTTGCAGAAAGGAGGCAAATTTTTGACGTTTGACTTGTTTTGCCCATTTGACCGATTGGAACTCAGTGGGCCATTCCCGCACGGCATCACAAGACTATCGATTGGGGGTTCAATTTTCTAGAATAGTACTTCATATTTGTATCTGTGACATTGTGCTGCAAAATTCCATGACTTCTGTTGTGCTCTTAAGGACGCTTCGCCAGAAAAGAGGAACTTGTGCTGCATACTGGGCCTCGGCTCACTCCCCCTCGCGAAGCAGCCATGTTCCACGAACATCGAGCGAGACAACAGAACATCTGATTTATGCTGTTTATGAACTAGGCACTTGCGGGTCGGAGCTTCTCGGCAATCCAGTCCGCATGCAACGTGACGCCCATATAGCTATCGGCATTGCCCGTATCGGCCTTGGCTGCTTCCTTTCCAGGAACTATGCCTCCAAAGTCGACCAAATGCCAGGCATGTCCTTTCAGAGGGACAACATGTAAATCGAGACCCTTGTGTCCGCCCTAGCGAGAACGAAGAGCATGTCAGAGGCGGCTAGTAGTGCGAATACAGGGCATCTACGGGGCATAGGTACCTCTCTTATTTTATCCGCCAGACGCAGGATGTCGCTAAGAAAAAGCTCTAGTCCGCCTGCTACCAGAAGTACATGCGGTGGTAGCATGTCTCGCCAATCTCCCGGGAAGTCAACGGGGCTCGTCCAGTTGTCGTTGGGTCGCAGCCCTCCCAGGTAGGCTTCGCGCCACTTGTTCAaaaccttcttctccaagcaGTCGTACTTGGCATTTCGTTGAAAAGACTCGCTCTCGTTGCGAAGGTCCACCCAAGGACACGTCAAACAGGCGGCGACAACCTTCCCGCCGCCGTCTCCTCCTTTCACCGGTGGAATCTCCGGGTGAGGATCAACGAGGTGACGGAGCAAATCTAGGCAGAGGTTTCCGCCTGCCGATTCGCCGGCCAGAATGATGGGCTTGCCCTCTCTTGAAACGAGTTCTTCGTATGCCGCCACGATCTGCCGCAGCCCGTCTGGGAAAGGGTGTTCAGGAGCAAGGTCATAGCGGACGCAGAAGACGTCAGCAAGGATACCGCGAGCTTGGAGCTCAACAGCCAGCTGGAGCAGCCAGCCTACGACCCCCTCCGGAGAACCAGACACGAAGCCGCCGCCATGGACATACATGATGATGTGAGTTGAACGGGGGAACTTGGCGGCGTAGATGCCACTAAATCGGTCGTTCACGACCTGCAATCAGAGGTATTAGATCATAACCTACGATATTTAGTGCTATGCTTGCTTGACTTGCCTTTTCGATTGTCCCTTGCTCTTCAAGTAGGGTTGAACAACCCTTGAGGAGGTCTTGAGGGCCCGCAAGATGGCTCTTGGTGACATTTCGGAATTGCGGTATCGTAAGAAAAGCAGACATCCTATGCGTATCATGAATGAGCGGGAGCAGGTCATATCTCGGGCATAGTAAGCCCACCACTTCACCGAGGCATTTGCTAGCATGTGCTGGAGGTTTGGTCCTTGGATCCCGAATGCTCTCAATAGCAAAGCTCGAAGCTTTGTTTTAGGTAAGACATAGCCTTTTGGCCGTACGAGTTAGCTAAAAGTTCGATCGACATGTAATCCAACCATTGTCAAGGGCTGAGGACGAACCGTAAAGCAGGGTTAAGCAGGCCAGTATCCTGAACTTGTCAGAAATCCCTAGAGGGAAAGAGGTTGTCGCCAACATTGTAAGTGCAGCCTTTTGGACTATATGGGGCGTTTTGGCTGACGGATTTGgggaaaaagtaataatatttctgaGGGGGCCGTCTTGTACTCCAATAGGTCCTCGAAACTATTAGAAGGCTACGATTACTCGTGGGAATGCTAAAGTCGGAATAGTATTGGTACTTTCGTGTTGTTTACCTATTGATTCTGACTCTGCAAGCTGACTCGTCTGATGGGCTTAGACCGGGGCCTTGACACAGCGTACTGACTCGCCATTGCCCCTTGACCTCGGTGGCCTGCTCACGTGATACCCGTTGAGCAATGCACAGCACCCATTTCAGCAAAAGTAACTTGGCTGATTAAGAACAGAAACATCAAGGTTGCTAATTGGCGACAAAGGACGGTGCAAGGCAGGTAGCCAAATGGAGCCTTGTGTACTATGGTTATTGTTGTGATGAAGCCTTCACCTCCTGAAACCATGACCAACTTATTCGTGATCCCCCGCGATTAGCAGCGAGAACCTTCCTCGGCACCGAATTTACATAGGTCTGATCAGACGCCATACAAATCCCCTATGCCATTTGCCTGCCACACAAGTCTCTCACAACGCCACACTACCAGGCCACCGCTTCTCAACTCACCAACAGCGCAGAGATTGGACATTGCCTTCACATCTTAACCGTATTGAGATCTGTATAACAACTTGTTAATTGCCAAGCATAAGTCCTCTGTTACTGTCTGGTCATCAACGTACAGAAGGTCAAGTCTTGCTTATTCGTCTCTCGTTGCGAGACGCCGTTGCCCATGAACCAGAAGGGGTTGCCCTACGTAAGGTCAGTGAAGTCAACGCACCAAGGTGTACACGGTCCAGTGGTCTTACATTAATATACTGGATCTCAAAATCTTCATATCGAGGACTTTCAATCAACTCCATGAAGTGATTGCTTGAGCCCGGCCAAACAGCAGTTATCTTGCCGGTGGTGCGATCCTTGTCTAAGTAGATGGAATGCAACATATCAGTCACACTCTCCCTGTATGTTCGTAGTCTGAAGAGGGAGTGCACTTACACCAACTCTGGCAAGACCCTTGCCAGACCATGTCTTTATGCGCTTCCTGTATATAGGCGTTAAATGCATCTTGGACTGACTGCTTGACCTCAAGCGTCCTGATCTGATCACGTTGCATCTTCTGAATTGCCTGAATAATGTATGCAGCGCTTTATGGAGTTGTTAGCGGCTGCACTAAAAGGTTTTGATATAGCTCACCTCCACTCAATGCATGGCACCAAGGATCCATTCGCAACAGGGCAATTAGGGCCAAGGATCGCTGCGCGGAAATTAGTACGTACTTACGCCTTGTCCGGCGGTTTAGCACTCACTGAAATAGTTTGGCAGCCCAGCGATGGCGAGACTAAGATATGCCTCGGGGCCCTTGGCCCGCCATCTATCTTTCAAGCTCACACCGTCACGGCCCAGGATCTCGAATCGGGACGAGAAGGATGTGTTGAATCCTGTGGCACAAATGAGGACGTCTACCTCGCGAACCTGCCCGTCCAGCGTCTCGATGCCATGTTCCGTGACTCTCGAGATGCCAGTTCTGATTACATCTATGTTTGGGCGCTGGACGGCATTGAGGTACGGAAGGCCAGGAGTGATGCGGCGACACCCTAGCTCCCAG is a genomic window containing:
- a CDS encoding uncharacterized protein (Related to phenylacetyl-CoA ligase), whose translation is MSFFGPYLEPTPKGLSVWNWMFEGNLALGLPPAAGSEPASARGFRDSTTGAFLSYKDLKSIATSTSTLLSRDYDLKPGQTVAIVSRNLFWYPAAMLSASRLGAVVTTLPAEAMKDDLVHFFRNSHAVLIFSDDTALDQVKAACQVVGLSTNKVIRLEGLRTEDSTFQALLHRAETLDPATYARPWVPSSHGDSPCAFLSFSSGTTGKPKVVIISHENLISQVRQMRQITPANRRSTLLGILPFFHITGLVHLLHLPIALRQDMVIMPKFNMTRMMQTIVEFQCDELWLVPPLLIRLLNDPSAQGYDLSFVKQFNTGAAPLAEQVIVQLEKRFPKVSIRQAWGMTETTSCLTVTPSDVATWSNATKVGKLVPGTEIRVVDPETERDVPRGQIGEIWARGPQVTKGYLDRPEETAASYVKGGFLRTGDLGNIDEEGFITIHDRIKEMIKVRGHAVAPAELEDLLHGHPKVRDVAIIGIPDDYSGEIPRAFIVLRPGMDKDSEIERELQDFVTSRKAKHKRLAGGVEFVSEIPKSASGKILRRMLKNYWKQHQTVQDGRHAKL
- a CDS encoding uncharacterized protein (Related to 20beta-hydroxysteroid dehydrogenase) produces the protein MSLPRTPEDAFSGGVAVITGGGSGLGAGLAKLAAALGMTVIIADIAYDRAQSVASNVIASGGRAQAVAVDVSKPTDLDKFANDVFSRYGMVRLLINNAGIEALGYISEVSAARWEATLNVNVHGVIHGVRAFLPQMLASGEECWIANTASLASFGSLPGQTVYATTKHAVQGFTEGLALELQIQEANIHVSSIIPSLLRTDIFDSNSFPNIPGGADRVQSYRAKLARMAQEEGMDAEEASRIILEQIAKGEFWVLTHPEETKVVMAARARFLELQGTPAGFPGTEGSRLEAPM